Part of the Variovorax sp. PAMC 28711 genome is shown below.
TTGGTCTTGCCCGACTTGCAGAACAGGCATTCGCCGCATTCGGCGGTGTAGAGCGGAATCACGTGGTCGCCGGGCTTCACGCTCGTGACGCCTTCGCCCACTTCCACGACGATGCCGGCGCCTTCGTGGCCGAACACGGCCGGGAACAGGCCCTCGGGGTCGTCACCGCTGAGCGTGAACGCATCGGTGTGGCACACGCCGGTGTGCGTGATCTTCACCAGCACTTCGCCCTTTCGGGGCGGCTCGACGTCGATCTCGACGATCTGCAGGGGTTGTCCGGCTTCGAAGGCAACGGCGGCGCGGGATTTCATGGAGTCTCCTGGAAAGGTGGAATGGAAAAGAGGCGACGGATGGCGCCGGTTCATCTGAGGTAGGTGCGCACCAGGGCGGTCATGTCCTGGACGCGTTGCGCGTGCCGCGCATCGGGCGCAGCGGCCGTGCCGAACTCCTCGCGGATGTGCGATTCGAGCACCTCCGACATGAGCCCGTTCACGGCGCCACGGATCGCGGCCAGCTGCTGCAGGACGGCGCCGCACTCTGCGCCCGCGTCGAGCGCGCGCTCCAGCGCCTCGGCTTGGCCACGGATGCGGCGCACGCGCACAAGCGCTTTCTTCTTCTCGACCGGGGAGTGGGGCATGCGCCGGATTCTATACCCCCCGGTAGTATGTGAACCACATGGAAGACGCACTCGCAGCGCCCTTAAGATGCGACCACATCCAGGTGACACCATGAAGAAAATCCTAGTCTTGAACGGCCCCAATCTGAACCTGCTCGGCACCCGCGAACCGGCGCAGTACGGCCACGAAACGCTGGCCGACGTCGAGCGCATGTGCAAGGAGACGGGCGATGCACTCGGCGTCGCCATCGAGTGCCGTCAGTCGAACCACGAGGGCCAGCTGATCGACTGGATCCACGAGGCCGGTCGCGAGATCGCCGCCGGCACCATGCTCGGCGTGGTCATGAACCCGGGCGCCTACACGCACACCTCGATCGCGCTGCACGACGCCATCAAGGGCGCCAGCGTGACGCTGATCGAACTGCACATCTCGAACGTGCATGCGCGGGAGACGTTTCGCCACCACTCCTTCATCTCGCCCGCGGCGCGCGGGATCATCGTGGGGCTGGGCGTGAAAGGTTATCCGCTGGCGATCGAGGCGCTGGTGCGCTTGAGCGCGCCCACGGCGTAGCGCCCCTTGCACTGCTCGTAAACCACATTTAGAAGCTCTCATTTCCGCGTGTGCCAAAATGCACAGGCGTTTTGGAGAGGCACTGGCACCGTCGCCGATTGAACCCCGGAAGCGTCCGGAATGATGCGATGACCCAACTTTCCGTCCGTGCGCTCCTGGAGCGCGCATCGATTGCCATCGAAGAGGCCCTGAGCCGCGGCGTCGCTGGTCGACGTGAGCCAGACGCTGCTGCGGTCGACACATAACGATTCCCCGGC
Proteins encoded:
- the aroQ gene encoding type II 3-dehydroquinate dehydratase; its protein translation is MKKILVLNGPNLNLLGTREPAQYGHETLADVERMCKETGDALGVAIECRQSNHEGQLIDWIHEAGREIAAGTMLGVVMNPGAYTHTSIALHDAIKGASVTLIELHISNVHARETFRHHSFISPAARGIIVGLGVKGYPLAIEALVRLSAPTA
- the frmR gene encoding formaldehyde-responsive transcriptional repressor FrmR, which translates into the protein MPHSPVEKKKALVRVRRIRGQAEALERALDAGAECGAVLQQLAAIRGAVNGLMSEVLESHIREEFGTAAAPDARHAQRVQDMTALVRTYLR